From one Candidatus Obscuribacterales bacterium genomic stretch:
- a CDS encoding pyridoxamine 5'-phosphate oxidase family protein, translating into MPHSSVPTPRTQVKRIPQRASYNSQQVYDILDEALVCHLGFVVEGQPFVIPTAYGRLEDKLYIHGSPASRMLRTLDQGVDVCLTVTLLDGLVLARSAFHHSMNYRSVVLFGTATRVDNPTEKLTALKAFTDHVVPDRWAEVRPPNPQELAGTLVLSLPIAEASAKIRTGPPIDAPEDYGLPVWAGEIPLQLTAAAPVVDDRCLPQLEVPEYVVSYQRT; encoded by the coding sequence ATGCCCCACTCCTCTGTACCGACCCCTCGCACCCAAGTCAAGCGCATCCCCCAGCGGGCCAGCTACAACTCCCAGCAGGTCTATGACATTCTCGATGAAGCACTGGTCTGCCACCTCGGCTTTGTCGTCGAAGGGCAACCTTTTGTGATTCCCACCGCCTATGGCCGTTTGGAAGATAAGCTCTATATCCACGGTTCCCCCGCTAGCCGCATGTTGCGCACCCTAGATCAGGGGGTGGATGTCTGCCTCACGGTGACGCTGCTGGATGGACTAGTGCTGGCGCGATCGGCCTTTCACCACTCGATGAACTACCGCTCGGTGGTGCTGTTTGGCACGGCAACTCGGGTGGATAACCCGACTGAAAAACTGACGGCACTCAAAGCATTTACCGATCACGTAGTGCCCGATCGCTGGGCAGAGGTGCGCCCCCCCAACCCCCAAGAACTGGCCGGTACCCTAGTGCTGTCCCTGCCGATCGCTGAGGCCTCAGCCAAGATACGCACCGGCCCACCGATTGATGCGCCGGAGGATTATGGGCTGCCGGTGTGGGCAGGGGAAATTCCGCTACAACTGACGGCGGCGGCTCCGGTGGTTGATGATCGCTGTCTACCTCAGCTTGAGGTGCCGGAGTATGTGGTGTCCTATCAGCGGACATAG
- a CDS encoding GNAT family N-acetyltransferase: MVTTPAVAFRAATSQEDGVIAEHFYRMWRDLGITDAVIQPQWPSLCTEFIAHARQHLHYQAFVAEVEGAIIGSAGGQRFAGLYPWIISPSDRQYGYIWGVYVEPEYRHRGIASQLIRLTVEHLRAIGCTKVVLNAAPKAHPLYQRLGFRDSNLMELDLSATELP; encoded by the coding sequence ATGGTGACAACCCCTGCCGTAGCCTTTCGAGCCGCCACTTCCCAAGAGGACGGAGTGATCGCCGAGCACTTTTACCGCATGTGGCGCGACTTGGGGATAACCGATGCGGTGATTCAGCCCCAGTGGCCCAGCCTCTGCACCGAGTTCATCGCCCACGCCCGCCAGCACCTGCACTACCAGGCCTTTGTAGCCGAGGTAGAAGGGGCGATCATTGGCTCTGCAGGAGGGCAGCGCTTCGCCGGGCTGTATCCCTGGATTATCTCCCCCAGCGATCGCCAGTACGGCTATATCTGGGGCGTCTATGTGGAGCCGGAGTATCGCCATCGGGGCATCGCTTCCCAGCTGATCCGGCTCACCGTGGAGCATTTGCGAGCGATCGGCTGCACCAAAGTGGTGCTGAATGCTGCCCCCAAGGCTCACCCCCTCTACCAGCGACTAGGCTTCCGCGACAGCAATTTGATGGAACTCGATCTAAGCGCAACCGAACTCCCATGA
- a CDS encoding transglutaminase family protein, giving the protein MKLSLTPESSHLADYLAPSPVIDWHHPTIPPLAKSLTKDIPSVPEQIKVVYEWVRDRISHTCDIGDHRVTCTASEVLHQDHGFCFAKAHLLAALLRSCAIPTGLCYQRLVFDDAQPDRFTLHGLNAVYLPELNRWVRLDARGNKPGVQAEFCWNREQLAYPIRPHRGEVDYPNLYAEPHPTIVTALQTHPTALALIDHLPATL; this is encoded by the coding sequence ATGAAGCTTTCCCTAACTCCAGAATCCAGCCATCTGGCGGACTACCTCGCTCCCTCACCGGTGATCGATTGGCACCATCCGACCATTCCGCCCCTAGCAAAATCCCTGACCAAGGACATTCCCTCGGTTCCGGAGCAGATCAAGGTGGTATACGAATGGGTGCGCGATCGCATCTCCCACACCTGCGATATAGGTGACCATCGCGTCACCTGCACCGCCTCCGAAGTGCTGCACCAGGACCACGGCTTCTGTTTTGCCAAGGCCCACCTGCTGGCGGCGCTGCTGCGCAGTTGCGCCATTCCCACCGGCCTTTGCTACCAGCGCCTGGTATTCGACGATGCCCAGCCCGACCGATTCACCCTCCATGGTCTCAACGCCGTCTACCTACCAGAGCTAAACCGCTGGGTGCGCCTAGATGCCCGGGGCAATAAACCAGGGGTGCAAGCAGAATTTTGCTGGAATCGCGAACAGCTTGCCTACCCCATCCGCCCTCACCGCGGCGAAGTGGACTATCCCAACCTCTATGCCGAGCCACATCCCACCATCGTCACCGCGTTGCAAACCCACCCCACTGCCCTAGCCCTCATCGACCACCTCCCCGCCACTCTATAA